From Pseudomonadota bacterium:
CCCACGGAGGGAGGGTTCAGTCCTCCCTCTTCGTCCTCGCGGCGAGGACCAGCTCCTGGGTCGTCCGCTTGAAGGCGACGGAGTCGAAAGGCTTCTCGATGCGCAGGTTGCCCACCTTGGCTAGGTAGTCTGAGGCGCCGGGCGTGAACGCCCCGCCGGTGATGAACACCACCTTGGCTGCGAGCTCGGCATCCCGCTCGGCGAGCCAAGCGTGCAGCTCCATGCCAGAGATCCGGGGCATCATCAGGTCGCAGTAGATGACGTCGAAGGCGCGGTCCTTCGCGAGCAGCTGCTTGCCTTCCTCGCCTGAGCCGGCCGTGACCACCTCGTGATCGCGACCGAGGAGCTGGGCCAGCGCGGCGCGGACGCCCCGCTCGTCGTCGACCACGAGGATCCGTCCGCGCGTGGTCGGAGCGACCGCGGCCACGGTGGGGACGGATTGCTGGCCGGACCGCCAATCCGCCGGCAGACGCGGCAGGCGGACGACGAAGCTGGTCCCCTTGCCCACTTCGCTGGTGAAGGCGATCGAACCGCCGAAAGCCGTGACGATGTTCTTGGTGATGGAAAGCCCAAGACCGGAGCCCATGCGGACTTCCTTGGTGGTGAAGAAGGGCTCGAAGACGCGGCCCCGATGCTCGGGCGGGATACCCTTGCCCGTGTCACTCACCTCGGCGAGGACCGAGTCGCCCTCAACCCAGGTGCGCACGCGAATCTCGTTGTCCTCGACGTGTCCCTCCTCGATGGCGTGGGCCGCGTTGATGAAGAGGTTGAGAAACACCTGCGCGAGCTTGCCGTCGGAGGCCAGGACTGGGGGGACTGAGGAGAAGTCCTTGACCACGCGCGCTCGGTATTTGATCTGGTTGAAGGCCATCGAGAGCGCCTGCTCGATCACCGGCGGCAGCGCTACGCGCCCGACCTCATCGCGGTCGACCCGCGAGAAGGTGCCCAGGCCTCGCGCGATCACCTTGATCCGCAGCGCGCCGCCGGCCGCCTCGCGCAGTCGGAGGAGGATGTCTTCCAGCGCGGCGGGGGCGCCGAGCGCTTCGTTGGCGCCGAGCGCTTGAACCGCCGCATCATGGCCGAGGTGGTGCGCGAGAGCGTCATGACTGCGACGCACCCATTCGATAACCTC
This genomic window contains:
- a CDS encoding PAS domain S-box protein translates to MTTGDERPQDAGELRQRAEALARERAARLAGAPDALSPEELQRTLHELRVHQIELELQNEELRRAQAELEAARARYFDLYDLAPVGYCTVSATGLMLESNLATAELLGVCRSELLRQPLTRFIVKEDQDSYYLHRKNLFETGAPQSCELRLKKPDGAEVWVRMEASAAQEAEGALASRVVISDLTASKQVERELQESKHLIASVVENLPLMLFLKETSELKFVVLNRAGEELLGYDRQDLLGKNDRDLFPPEQADFFMAKDREVLANDLLVDIPEEPIQTATKGERILHTRKVCLRGADGVTKYLLGISEDITERKQAEQESAQLRASLAQSDRLASMGTLAAGVAHEINNPLSFVLYNVESAVADLPEVIEWVRRSHDALAHHLGHDAAVQALGANEALGAPAALEDILLRLREAAGGALRIKVIARGLGTFSRVDRDEVGRVALPPVIEQALSMAFNQIKYRARVVKDFSSVPPVLASDGKLAQVFLNLFINAAHAIEEGHVEDNEIRVRTWVEGDSVLAEVSDTGKGIPPEHRGRVFEPFFTTKEVRMGSGLGLSITKNIVTAFGGSIAFTSEVGKGTSFVVRLPRLPADWRSGQQSVPTVAAVAPTTRGRILVVDDERGVRAALAQLLGRDHEVVTAGSGEEGKQLLAKDRAFDVIYCDLMMPRISGMELHAWLAERDAELAAKVVFITGGAFTPGASDYLAKVGNLRIEKPFDSVAFKRTTQELVLAARTKRED